ATTACCTTTTCCACCAATGTCTTCTCCCAAAATCCTTCCCATCAGTGTTGTAAAGAGGAAAGTCAGAGCATTTGTTAAAGGCACGGCCAGGGACAACTCTGAAAAGTTAAAAAGGAACACTCAAAATATACACACAGGAATAAAAAAAAGAGGAGGTTACCAATATATTGAAATAAAATGGCGTAAAGGTTTAAAGCACTGCTTTGCACCAATACAAATTCTGCAAAGCAagtttcttggctaagcaagaaatgacctGGATGggggtaccagtcgcagcagtggtaactgtatggtattctggttggtaacctatttttgatGAACAAAAGTTTTTTCAGGTTtatagcaagtttgtgtgcttacgccgtcgggaggagggttaggcTATCGCAACTAGTGCAACTGCATCAAGGCTTTATGAGAATTATTGTGATGCCATTGGGTCTAATAAGTGGGACTTCTGCTGATGAAGTAAGACTGGTGTCTCCAATAAATAAGGATTTTGCTGCACTGCTTGGATTACAAGCATAGCTAGAATCGTTTGAGCATTGGACAGGCAGTTTGTAAGTTTGCAGAATCTGAAGACACATTGTCGTTcaagcaatagaccgatccagtaggctccgcccacgacgcatgtgtgagcaagaacacgttgGGCTCATCAAAGcttttctgcacaactctgctgccaCACCAAGATACGCGCAGGCATGTCAGACCTTATGTTGGACCTTCATTATCTTCATTATTTGTGATttgtcaatacgcaatggggttgatcctaatggatcggtctattgtgtgTATTTATAATGTTATGGCAAACTAAATGCCTCattaaattcatttaaaaatcaAGACAATGTAAAGAAGTGGACTCATACTGACCTGCTGAGGCAAGTGTGATATAAAACAACACTGAGCCTGACTGGTTCACAAGGAAAGGCAGAATGTACTgcaaatcaaaaataaattgtacgATTGGTTAATAAAACGTTTATCTTTATACACACGCAAAATGTATCATTCAAATCATATCGCAACTAGTTTAGGACAAACCCTTCCAACACaaacttttaacaaacaaaaaatacaaacctttgaataaaaataaaataaacaaatttataataaaacattgGAGGTCAAACTCAAACATGTGAAAAGTTTCCTCACCTTCCAGTTCAACAACAGAAATTTCACTTCAGCGAAAAACTGTGCAAGCTTACTCTTCCGTTTGACGTCTTCGATACCCTTTCCTCCCTTCCTCATTAGAGGGTTTGTTGAACCCCATAACAAGGCAACCACAATCAACCAGACAGATTCCCACATCATTATTGCCGCCGAAACTATCGCTAATACGAACTTTCCATCCAACACATGTTTCTTGGTGTCTTGTTGTTATTTAAAGAGCAATTTAGGAGTGCGCCCTCATCGTTTCTCCAAAATTTATCTGACATCCGATGCAGAGCACATTCGGTAAAATATCATGTATACGGTGGCTGCAGCAAGCCATCTCGTGTTGTCAATTACGGCCGAGATCGACGCGTTATTCTCATTCCGGCGGTG
This genomic stretch from Asterias amurensis chromosome 9, ASM3211899v1 harbors:
- the LOC139941819 gene encoding transmembrane protein 234-like encodes the protein MMWESVWLIVVALLWGSTNPLMRKGGKGIEDVKRKSKLAQFFAEVKFLLLNWKYILPFLVNQSGSVLFYITLASAELSLAVPLTNALTFLFTTLMGRILGEDIGGKETYFGMLLVVAGVTLCVFGKT